One segment of Natranaeroarchaeum aerophilus DNA contains the following:
- a CDS encoding serine hydrolase domain-containing protein — MGYSRRDYLRRSSTAAVTGITGISLLSERTTGDDEDLASVLDDRVPTLLNRYDVPGVAVAVITDGEVSWANAYGDTDRETNRPMTQDTLCRPQSITKSITAWGVMALVERGEIGLDTAVSEYIPAAQLPDSEAWDEVTVRRLLSHTAGLPEGVYTNYSAVSPVPSLEEAICGNAGTPPARPADSPGTTFRYSNPGYALLELLIEEVTGQDYAQYMETTVFEPLGMDTATFDLDEALQSGLATSHERSGEAVEPYREAPLAHGMLYATVEDIATFVAAGMPAADGREPGRDVLRPERVTQLHSKEVETTGFYRYASDAYGLGHLVETLPDGYRAVSHGGQGTGTWTWYHSVPGTGDGIVILTNSERSLRLIAAILKEWTDSRGLATISLARTYSRVETAGRIGVGVLGIAGAGLAWLLGREVRNGPRTFAPVAEHSRLKRGVVASVAVVLLVFWWGLAYPVADLFLPGLAHLLGGSLSFVAILLFLMAVFPRMIDE, encoded by the coding sequence ATGGGGTACTCACGCCGCGACTATCTCCGTCGGTCTTCTACCGCCGCGGTTACGGGAATTACTGGTATTTCCCTTCTCTCGGAGCGAACTACTGGTGACGACGAAGACCTTGCATCCGTTCTGGACGACCGCGTCCCGACATTGCTCAACCGATACGACGTTCCCGGTGTCGCCGTTGCAGTCATCACCGATGGTGAAGTATCGTGGGCCAACGCATACGGCGACACTGATCGGGAGACGAACCGCCCGATGACCCAGGACACCCTCTGCCGACCACAGTCGATCACGAAATCGATCACTGCGTGGGGTGTAATGGCCCTCGTCGAGCGGGGAGAAATCGGTCTCGATACGGCGGTCAGCGAGTATATTCCGGCAGCACAACTCCCCGACTCGGAGGCGTGGGACGAGGTGACCGTCCGACGGCTCCTCAGTCACACTGCAGGTCTTCCAGAAGGCGTATACACGAACTATTCGGCCGTGTCGCCGGTCCCCTCGCTTGAGGAAGCCATCTGCGGGAACGCAGGGACGCCGCCAGCACGACCGGCGGACTCTCCTGGCACGACGTTCCGGTATTCGAATCCCGGATACGCACTGCTCGAACTGCTCATCGAGGAGGTTACCGGACAAGATTACGCACAGTACATGGAAACCACCGTGTTCGAGCCGCTCGGAATGGACACAGCGACGTTCGATCTGGATGAAGCCCTGCAGTCTGGGCTTGCGACCAGCCACGAGCGATCCGGTGAGGCAGTCGAGCCGTATCGTGAAGCACCGCTGGCCCACGGAATGCTATATGCGACCGTGGAAGACATTGCTACCTTCGTTGCAGCAGGGATGCCAGCAGCCGACGGACGAGAACCCGGCAGGGACGTGCTGCGTCCCGAGCGTGTTACGCAACTGCACTCGAAGGAAGTGGAGACGACCGGGTTTTACCGGTACGCGTCAGATGCGTACGGGCTTGGTCACCTCGTCGAGACCCTTCCAGATGGGTATCGAGCAGTCTCACATGGAGGGCAGGGAACCGGGACGTGGACTTGGTATCACAGCGTCCCGGGGACCGGCGACGGGATCGTGATTCTCACCAACAGCGAGCGAAGCCTCCGATTGATCGCTGCCATACTCAAAGAATGGACCGATAGTCGCGGACTTGCGACAATCTCGCTCGCTCGCACATATTCCCGGGTAGAAACTGCCGGTCGAATAGGGGTAGGCGTTCTCGGAATCGCTGGGGCAGGGCTAGCATGGCTTCTCGGCCGCGAGGTTCGGAATGGGCCAAGAACATTCGCCCCCGTTGCAGAGCATTCTCGTTTGAAACGAGGTGTCGTTGCAAGCGTAGCGGTTGTCTTACTCGTCTTCTGGTGGGGACTGGCATATCCAGTGGCTGACCTGTTCTTGCCGGGACTTGCTCACTTGCTCGGTGGTTCGCTTTCTTTCGTTGCAATACTCCTGTTCCTGATGGCAGTATTCCCGAGAATGATCGACGAGTGA
- a CDS encoding 2Fe-2S iron-sulfur cluster-binding protein yields MSQNSERHDDHPDGKSCSSRRVKADPERRRLLVAMGGVGTVAISGCLDMFDDEDDPEEEPEAEDDPDEEDDPEEETEDDPEEEAQVYEVEFLEFDETIEVDEDEALLYAGLDQGWDLQYACEVGTCGQCTARYDGDANEVISHDGNEFLEEEQIEDGWLLTCVAFPEDDFAIETNVQPEEE; encoded by the coding sequence ATGTCACAGAACTCTGAGCGCCACGATGACCACCCCGACGGGAAAAGCTGCTCGAGTCGTCGCGTGAAAGCTGACCCGGAGCGTCGCCGCCTGTTGGTCGCAATGGGAGGAGTCGGTACGGTGGCGATCTCGGGTTGTCTCGATATGTTCGACGACGAGGACGACCCTGAAGAGGAGCCTGAGGCAGAAGACGACCCTGACGAGGAAGACGATCCGGAGGAGGAAACAGAGGACGACCCTGAGGAGGAAGCGCAGGTGTACGAAGTCGAGTTCCTGGAGTTCGACGAGACGATCGAGGTCGACGAAGACGAGGCACTGCTGTACGCCGGGCTGGACCAGGGATGGGATCTACAATACGCCTGTGAAGTCGGGACCTGCGGTCAGTGCACAGCCCGGTACGACGGCGATGCAAACGAGGTTATCAGCCACGATGGCAACGAGTTCCTCGAAGAAGAACAGATCGAGGACGGCTGGTTGCTCACGTGTGTCGCTTTCCCAGAAGACGACTTTGCAATCGAAACGAACGTTCAGCCCGAGGAAGAGTGA
- a CDS encoding IMP cyclohydrolase yields MYVGRFVVVGPSVGAYRVSSRSFPNRKIVERDGALTVVPTEDAAETDNPYVSYNCVRTAGESVVLGNGSHVDPITEKLELGYPTRDALAESLLALDYEKDDYDTPRIAGVIGEDAYIGTVRKDALLVEQVEEPTLVATYEKDSPEAFEFDAETAADAATEAYDLELEHAVCAAGIERGEDGISLAIENGE; encoded by the coding sequence ATGTACGTCGGACGCTTCGTCGTCGTCGGCCCATCGGTGGGCGCGTATCGAGTATCGTCGCGGTCGTTCCCGAACCGAAAGATCGTCGAGCGCGATGGAGCGTTGACCGTCGTGCCGACCGAAGACGCGGCGGAGACCGACAACCCCTACGTATCCTACAACTGCGTTCGAACGGCGGGCGAGTCCGTCGTGCTCGGCAACGGTTCGCACGTCGACCCGATCACGGAAAAGCTCGAACTGGGCTATCCCACACGGGACGCGCTCGCGGAAAGCCTGCTCGCGCTGGATTACGAGAAGGACGACTACGACACCCCACGGATCGCGGGCGTGATCGGTGAGGACGCCTACATCGGCACCGTTCGGAAGGATGCCCTGCTGGTCGAGCAGGTCGAGGAGCCAACCCTTGTAGCGACCTACGAGAAGGATTCGCCGGAAGCGTTCGAATTCGACGCCGAAACGGCAGCGGACGCGGCGACCGAGGCGTACGATCTGGAGCTCGAACACGCCGTCTGTGCGGCTGGCATCGAGCGCGGGGAGGACGGCATCTCGCTGGCGATCGAAAACGGCGAGTAA
- a CDS encoding metallophosphoesterase family protein: MNVGVISDVHGNKVALDAVIEDMPPVDALVCAGDVVGYNPWPAECVDELRDRDVPTVMGNHDRAVASGSTFRFNNMAAAGVEYAQAELSDDQFEWLESLPDDRVELDGTVKLVHGHPDDPDRYTYPDEFSARMLEGEDVLVMGHTHVQHCERYGEGIVLNPGSVGQPRDGDPRAAYAVVDLDGMDVDLHRVEYEIDAVIEAVEAAGLPERIGQRLKKGQ; this comes from the coding sequence ATGAACGTCGGCGTCATCTCTGACGTACACGGAAACAAGGTCGCGCTCGACGCCGTGATCGAGGATATGCCGCCGGTCGATGCGCTGGTCTGTGCGGGCGACGTCGTCGGCTACAACCCCTGGCCCGCCGAGTGCGTCGACGAGCTACGGGACCGAGACGTGCCGACGGTGATGGGAAACCACGACCGAGCAGTTGCAAGCGGGTCGACGTTCCGGTTCAACAACATGGCTGCGGCGGGTGTCGAGTACGCACAGGCGGAGCTCAGCGATGACCAATTCGAGTGGCTCGAATCGCTCCCGGACGACCGCGTCGAACTGGACGGGACCGTGAAACTCGTCCACGGGCATCCCGACGATCCGGATCGGTACACGTATCCCGACGAGTTCAGTGCACGGATGCTGGAGGGCGAGGACGTACTGGTGATGGGCCACACTCACGTTCAGCACTGCGAGCGGTACGGCGAAGGCATCGTCCTGAATCCCGGAAGCGTCGGCCAGCCCCGTGACGGCGATCCGCGAGCAGCCTACGCAGTGGTCGATCTCGACGGGATGGACGTTGACCTCCATCGGGTCGAGTACGAGATCGACGCCGTGATTGAGGCCGTTGAAGCAGCGGGGCTCCCCGAACGGATCGGACAGCGATTAAAAAAGGGTCAGTAG
- a CDS encoding aspartate kinase — protein MRVVAKFGGTSLGSGERIDRAADSIAKAVEQGHEIAVVASAMGSTTDDLLSEISFETEPVDRAEIVSMGERTSVRMLKAALNARGVDAVFLEPGSDEWPVLTDEDGEVDVEKTHERAQEVAGSLSNVVPVITGFLAQAPDGSLTTLGRGGSDTTAVMLGKYMDADEVVIVTDVEGVMTGDPRVVEGARNVGEITVDELRNLSFRGAEVVAPSALAYKEGNMGVRVVHYQHGDLLTGGTQVEGQFRSLVDMRDEPLACMTVAGRAIRNSPGVLQDLTTALGASDINVDAVASGMDSITFYVDESQAEDAETVLHREVVDQEPLSSITVDDGIAVIRVTGGQLPNQPGVLSEIIEPLAAEGINILDVITSATSIAVFVDWSDRETALEIMQKRF, from the coding sequence ATGCGAGTAGTCGCGAAGTTCGGGGGGACGAGTCTCGGGAGTGGCGAACGGATCGACCGGGCCGCCGACTCGATCGCAAAAGCCGTCGAGCAGGGCCACGAGATCGCGGTCGTCGCCAGCGCGATGGGGAGCACGACTGATGACCTGCTCTCGGAGATCTCTTTCGAGACCGAACCGGTCGACCGGGCCGAAATCGTCAGTATGGGCGAACGCACGAGTGTCCGAATGCTCAAGGCGGCACTCAACGCTCGGGGCGTCGACGCCGTCTTCCTCGAGCCCGGCAGTGACGAGTGGCCCGTCCTGACCGACGAGGACGGCGAGGTCGATGTCGAAAAAACCCACGAACGCGCACAGGAAGTCGCTGGAAGTCTCAGCAACGTCGTCCCGGTCATCACCGGCTTTCTCGCGCAGGCACCCGATGGCTCGCTGACCACACTTGGCCGCGGTGGGAGTGACACGACCGCCGTTATGCTCGGCAAGTACATGGACGCCGACGAGGTCGTGATTGTCACTGACGTCGAAGGCGTCATGACCGGCGATCCCCGCGTCGTCGAGGGTGCCCGGAACGTCGGCGAGATCACGGTCGACGAACTCCGGAACCTCTCCTTCCGTGGGGCGGAAGTCGTTGCACCGAGCGCCCTGGCGTACAAAGAAGGCAACATGGGCGTCCGCGTCGTCCACTACCAGCACGGTGATCTGCTTACCGGGGGGACGCAGGTCGAAGGCCAGTTCCGCAGCCTCGTCGATATGCGTGACGAACCGCTCGCCTGCATGACCGTCGCGGGTCGCGCGATCCGGAACAGCCCGGGCGTGCTTCAGGACCTCACGACCGCACTCGGCGCGAGCGATATCAACGTCGACGCCGTCGCCTCAGGGATGGACTCGATCACCTTCTACGTCGACGAATCACAGGCCGAGGACGCCGAAACCGTCCTCCACCGTGAAGTGGTCGACCAGGAGCCACTGTCGAGCATTACGGTCGACGACGGCATCGCGGTGATCCGGGTCACCGGTGGTCAGCTCCCCAACCAGCCCGGCGTCCTTTCGGAGATTATCGAACCGCTCGCCGCGGAAGGGATCAACATCCTCGACGTGATCACGAGCGCGACGAGCATCGCCGTCTTCGTCGACTGGTCGGATCGGGAGACTGCACTCGAAATCATGCAAAAACGGTTCTGA
- a CDS encoding DNA-directed DNA polymerase II small subunit: protein MPLEAPARIVRELARHGYNADREAVTLIASADNPARTLQAVVEATPDDALTVTTEQVRNVIAEDCQSPDSDPTDPDTDPSVSTGTTGSERPADNGGTPPETKGVTSGDETVTATDASTAFGGGAGANRGDSAHRSVEIANDMTGRSTGTGEYDDFVDVFRDRFERLSDQLRGRVNHRPTDTLEAMGGNSDAAIVGMVNDIRSTASGHWLIELEDTSGTFPCLVMKDREFADLVDELLLDEVIAVEGTLADDGGILFVDSLYFPDVPRTFEPSTADRHVQAALISDVHVGSQEFMEDAWNRFANWLHTEAAESVEYLLIAGDMVEGVGIYPDQDDELDIVDIYDQYEAFAEHLKSIPGDIEIIMIPGNHDAVRLAEPQPGFDEELRDIMSAHDARITSNPSMVTIEGVSVLMYHGVSLDEIIAEFPDEKATYDEPEKPMYHLLKKRHVAPQYGGHMRLAPEEKDYLVIDEVPDIFHTGHVHKLGYGKYRNVLAINSGCWQAQTDFQKSVNIDPDSGYAPIVDLDTLDTTIRKFY, encoded by the coding sequence GTGCCGCTGGAAGCTCCCGCCAGAATCGTTCGCGAACTCGCTCGTCACGGTTATAATGCCGATCGAGAAGCGGTGACGCTGATCGCCTCCGCGGATAATCCGGCACGGACGCTGCAAGCAGTCGTCGAGGCTACGCCAGATGACGCGTTGACGGTCACCACAGAGCAGGTCCGGAACGTCATCGCCGAGGACTGCCAATCACCCGACAGCGACCCGACCGACCCCGACACCGACCCCTCTGTTTCAACTGGAACCACTGGGTCCGAACGACCAGCCGACAATGGGGGTACTCCACCTGAAACAAAGGGGGTTACAAGCGGGGACGAGACGGTTACCGCGACTGACGCGTCGACCGCCTTTGGCGGCGGTGCCGGCGCAAACCGCGGCGATTCCGCTCACCGATCCGTCGAGATCGCCAACGATATGACCGGTCGGAGTACCGGTACCGGGGAGTACGACGACTTCGTCGACGTGTTCCGTGATCGGTTTGAGCGACTGAGCGACCAGCTCCGTGGTCGCGTCAACCATCGTCCGACCGACACACTCGAAGCGATGGGCGGCAACAGCGACGCAGCTATTGTCGGTATGGTCAACGATATTCGCTCGACGGCAAGCGGACACTGGCTGATCGAACTCGAAGACACCTCGGGAACCTTTCCCTGTCTCGTGATGAAAGATCGCGAGTTCGCCGACCTGGTTGACGAACTACTGCTAGACGAGGTAATCGCTGTCGAGGGAACCCTCGCGGACGATGGGGGGATCCTCTTTGTCGACTCGCTTTATTTCCCCGACGTCCCGCGGACCTTCGAGCCGTCCACTGCCGACCGACACGTCCAGGCGGCGCTCATCAGCGACGTTCACGTCGGAAGTCAGGAGTTCATGGAAGACGCGTGGAACCGATTCGCGAACTGGCTCCACACCGAGGCGGCCGAATCCGTCGAGTACCTGCTAATCGCGGGCGACATGGTCGAAGGAGTCGGTATCTACCCCGATCAGGACGACGAACTCGATATCGTCGATATTTACGATCAGTACGAGGCGTTCGCGGAGCACCTCAAATCGATCCCCGGCGATATCGAGATAATCATGATTCCCGGGAACCACGATGCCGTTCGTCTGGCCGAACCGCAACCCGGCTTCGATGAAGAACTCCGCGACATTATGAGCGCTCACGATGCCCGGATCACCAGCAATCCGTCCATGGTCACCATCGAAGGGGTCTCCGTGCTCATGTACCATGGCGTCTCGCTCGACGAAATTATTGCCGAGTTCCCAGACGAGAAAGCTACGTACGATGAGCCCGAAAAGCCGATGTACCATCTACTGAAGAAACGTCACGTCGCGCCCCAGTACGGCGGTCATATGCGACTTGCGCCCGAAGAGAAGGATTATCTCGTCATCGACGAGGTGCCCGACATCTTCCATACGGGTCACGTCCACAAACTCGGCTACGGCAAATACCGAAACGTCCTCGCGATTAATTCCGGGTGTTGGCAGGCTCAGACCGATTTCCAGAAGAGCGTCAACATCGACCCCGATTCGGGGTACGCGCCGATCGTCGATCTCGACACGCTCGACACCACTATCCGGAAGTTCTACTGA
- a CDS encoding S26 family signal peptidase, with protein MNDRRDGDKHDPPSPSDDDGDGDSSPEGPMPSSSDGVGSDVPPGDGIDPDESAEQAQGNAETVTPEQRRDSSGTTSTGGTDPGDDVPSPSENPIRWFLNTRNGSVLLFKDIASSIAIVAVIGLVLFTISGVWPPLVAIESGSMEPHMQKGDLVFLMENERLASSEAVAAGVVTHEVGQQTGYTKFGDYGDVIIFRPDGQERTPIIHRAHIYVEEGENWYDRADGEHLQADSCDDLSSCPAPHDGFVTKGDNPSTNQHYDQDNRYQVVKPEWVEGTAEVRVPYLGCIRLEFSGTASCRV; from the coding sequence ATGAACGACAGGCGGGACGGCGATAAGCACGATCCCCCATCCCCGTCGGACGACGATGGCGACGGGGACTCCAGCCCCGAAGGCCCCATGCCCTCCAGTAGCGATGGAGTCGGTTCGGACGTACCTCCCGGAGATGGTATCGATCCAGACGAATCCGCAGAACAGGCACAGGGGAACGCCGAAACAGTCACCCCTGAACAGCGTAGGGACAGCAGTGGGACGACCTCGACCGGTGGGACAGACCCTGGCGACGACGTCCCATCCCCCAGTGAAAACCCGATTCGCTGGTTCCTGAATACGAGAAACGGCTCCGTACTACTATTCAAGGACATCGCCAGCAGCATCGCGATCGTCGCAGTGATCGGTCTCGTGTTGTTCACGATCAGCGGCGTCTGGCCCCCACTGGTCGCAATCGAGAGCGGTAGCATGGAGCCACATATGCAAAAAGGCGATCTCGTCTTCCTGATGGAGAACGAACGGCTGGCGTCAAGTGAGGCCGTCGCAGCGGGTGTCGTGACTCACGAGGTGGGACAGCAAACAGGGTATACCAAGTTCGGCGATTACGGTGACGTGATCATCTTTCGACCGGACGGGCAAGAGCGGACTCCGATAATACATCGGGCGCATATATACGTCGAAGAGGGAGAAAACTGGTACGACAGAGCAGACGGAGAGCATCTACAGGCCGACAGCTGTGACGACCTCAGCAGTTGTCCGGCACCACACGATGGGTTCGTGACCAAAGGCGACAACCCGTCAACGAACCAGCACTACGATCAGGATAATCGATACCAGGTTGTCAAACCCGAATGGGTTGAGGGGACTGCGGAAGTGCGGGTGCCGTATCTGGGCTGCATCCGACTGGAGTTCTCCGGGACCGCATCCTGTCGGGTGTGA
- a CDS encoding Cdc6/Cdc18 family protein has translation MVDNQSENDDEERTNSAQSFDLDLDEVVLDDEPDGDNQGLFDDLLDSEPIFENKEVLRPSYTPHELPHRKEQINKMATILVAALRGETPSNILIYGKTGTGKTASAKFVSQELESTSQKYSVPCDVEYINCEVTDTQYRVLAQLANKFIDKNEELIDERLTEYEALREDIEDDSGDISDNVGDVPDNGKASEAPANTTGTTSPLDDTEFDSVDELDDRIEELRQDREEMEQVPMTGWPTDRVYSVFFEAVDYRERVVVIMLDEIDKLVEKSGDDTLYNLSRMNSELSNSRVSIMGISNDLKFTDFLDPRVKSSLGEEEIVFPPYDANQLRDILQHRADVAFKPDALTDDVIPLCAAFAAQEHGDARRALDLLRTAGELAERDQQDRILEEHVRQAQDKIELDRVVEVVRTLPTQSKLVLFSTILLEKNGVHNINTGEVYNIYKSLCEEIDADVLTQRRVTDLISELDMLGIVNAVVVSKGRYGRTKEISLSVPIEETEAVLMSDSRIGDIEDVQPFVQARFDN, from the coding sequence ATGGTCGACAACCAATCAGAAAACGATGACGAGGAGCGGACGAACAGCGCACAGTCATTCGACCTCGACCTCGACGAAGTCGTCCTCGACGACGAACCCGACGGCGATAATCAGGGGTTGTTCGACGACTTGCTCGACAGCGAGCCGATCTTCGAGAACAAAGAAGTTCTCAGGCCGTCGTATACCCCTCACGAACTCCCCCACCGAAAGGAGCAGATCAACAAGATGGCGACAATCCTCGTTGCTGCACTTCGGGGAGAGACACCGTCCAATATACTCATCTACGGGAAAACGGGGACCGGCAAGACAGCAAGCGCGAAGTTCGTCAGCCAGGAGCTAGAAAGTACTTCACAGAAGTACAGCGTGCCGTGCGATGTCGAGTATATCAACTGCGAGGTGACGGATACGCAGTACCGTGTTCTCGCCCAGCTGGCCAACAAGTTCATCGACAAGAACGAGGAACTGATCGACGAACGGTTGACGGAGTACGAGGCGCTCCGTGAGGATATCGAGGACGATTCGGGGGACATCTCGGACAACGTGGGGGACGTCCCGGATAACGGGAAAGCAAGCGAGGCACCTGCAAATACGACTGGAACCACATCCCCACTCGACGATACCGAGTTCGATTCGGTCGACGAACTCGACGACCGGATCGAGGAGCTACGACAGGATCGCGAGGAGATGGAGCAGGTCCCGATGACGGGGTGGCCGACGGACCGCGTCTACAGCGTCTTCTTCGAGGCGGTCGACTACCGCGAGCGTGTGGTCGTGATTATGCTCGACGAGATCGACAAACTCGTCGAGAAAAGCGGCGACGATACTCTCTACAATCTTTCGCGGATGAACTCCGAACTTAGTAATTCGCGGGTCTCCATCATGGGGATCAGCAACGATCTGAAGTTCACCGACTTCCTCGATCCCCGTGTCAAATCAAGTCTCGGTGAGGAAGAGATCGTCTTCCCGCCGTACGACGCCAACCAGCTGCGGGACATCCTCCAGCATCGGGCGGACGTCGCGTTCAAACCCGACGCGCTGACCGACGACGTGATTCCGCTCTGTGCCGCGTTTGCAGCCCAGGAACACGGTGACGCCCGACGTGCGCTCGACCTTCTCCGTACCGCGGGTGAGCTCGCCGAACGCGACCAGCAAGACCGTATCCTCGAAGAACACGTCCGACAGGCCCAGGACAAGATCGAACTCGACAGAGTCGTCGAGGTCGTCAGGACGCTTCCGACGCAATCGAAACTCGTGCTCTTCTCGACGATCCTCCTCGAAAAGAACGGCGTCCACAACATCAACACTGGCGAGGTGTACAATATTTACAAGAGTCTCTGTGAGGAAATCGACGCGGACGTCCTCACGCAGCGCCGAGTCACCGATCTGATCTCGGAACTCGACATGCTCGGGATCGTCAACGCTGTCGTCGTCTCCAAGGGACGGTATGGCCGAACCAAGGAAATCAGTCTCTCGGTACCGATCGAAGAAACCGAGGCAGTGCTCATGTCGGACTCACGAATCGGAGACATCGAGGACGTACAGCCGTTCGTACAGGCACGGTTCGATAACTGA
- a CDS encoding Era-like GTP-binding protein, whose protein sequence is MGLFTELRDSVSRVTGRLFSEDEQKRIGIYGPPNAGKTTLANRIARDWTGDAIGPESHVPHETRRARRKENVEIKRNGNSVSIDIVDTPGVTTKVDYEEFLDYDIDEDDAVRRSREATEGVAEAMHWLREDVDGVIYVLDSTEDPFTQVNTMLVGIIESQNLPVLIFANKIDLEGSNVQQIANAFPQHETVELSALEGDNMDEVYDKIAEYFG, encoded by the coding sequence ATGGGACTATTTACAGAACTCAGGGATAGCGTATCCCGCGTAACAGGCCGCCTCTTCTCCGAGGACGAGCAGAAACGGATAGGTATTTATGGACCGCCAAACGCTGGCAAAACCACGCTAGCCAACCGCATCGCGCGGGACTGGACTGGTGACGCGATCGGACCGGAGAGCCACGTACCACACGAAACACGTCGAGCAAGACGCAAGGAGAACGTCGAGATCAAGCGAAACGGCAACTCCGTCTCGATCGATATTGTCGACACGCCCGGCGTGACGACGAAGGTCGACTACGAGGAGTTCCTCGACTACGACATCGACGAGGACGACGCCGTCCGGCGCTCCCGTGAGGCAACCGAGGGTGTCGCCGAGGCGATGCACTGGCTGCGCGAGGACGTCGACGGCGTTATCTACGTTCTCGACTCGACGGAGGATCCGTTCACGCAGGTCAATACGATGCTCGTCGGGATTATCGAGAGCCAGAACCTCCCCGTACTGATCTTCGCGAACAAGATCGACCTCGAGGGATCGAACGTCCAGCAGATTGCGAACGCCTTCCCCCAACACGAGACGGTCGAGCTCTCCGCGCTGGAAGGTGACAACATGGACGAAGTGTACGACAAAATCGCGGAGTACTTCGGATAA
- a CDS encoding DUF2073 domain-containing protein has translation MPEVKDPSDGVQIDLISGDRMEGMTGMEKIRMILDGVRDGNIVILEQGLTPDEESKLIEVTMTEITPADPEDFNGIEIETYPRGETNGGLFSRLMGKEEASKLTVIGPANQIETLHKDETLISALVSRK, from the coding sequence ATGCCGGAAGTAAAAGACCCCTCCGACGGCGTCCAGATCGACCTGATCAGCGGCGACCGGATGGAGGGAATGACTGGCATGGAGAAGATCCGGATGATCCTCGATGGCGTCCGTGATGGGAATATCGTCATCCTCGAACAGGGACTGACCCCCGACGAGGAGTCCAAACTGATCGAGGTGACGATGACCGAGATCACGCCTGCGGATCCGGAGGACTTCAACGGCATCGAGATCGAGACGTATCCCCGCGGCGAGACGAACGGTGGACTGTTCTCACGCTTAATGGGGAAAGAAGAGGCATCGAAACTGACGGTGATCGGGCCAGCCAACCAGATCGAGACGCTCCACAAGGACGAGACGCTCATCAGCGCTCTGGTCTCCCGGAAATAA
- a CDS encoding OapC/ArvC family zinc-ribbon domain-containing protein, with product MPHQCTNCGRTFPDGSKEMLSGCPDCGGNKFQFEPAGRSAESAPDSPNNPEPPDSPSSVANTVSQATRTVRDWVSSDDSPSADTGADGTGARSPASDTAQSPSASDRRPEQSADTRHSDTQSPSSAGSEAGSNKSTPNETRPDLGEDGSTEWPDHGFEDPYRDRSAPPESESKEWPDVGQRPDQPTESDRDDTSGERRRSPVDTSEDTAQASARSDVVSPDELPDDPPTESADNGKPSNNHSGSAKQRPPDASEGRVASTPNDDDNPDLEALRAELNEQFESIKIVRPGEYELNLMELYDREEYIVSLMEDGRYAIEVPDAWRGDEDR from the coding sequence ATGCCACATCAGTGTACGAACTGTGGTCGGACGTTTCCGGACGGCTCCAAGGAGATGCTGTCCGGCTGTCCGGACTGTGGCGGCAACAAGTTCCAGTTCGAGCCGGCCGGACGTTCTGCTGAGTCCGCTCCGGATAGCCCTAACAATCCCGAGCCACCCGACTCCCCATCGAGCGTTGCGAACACGGTATCACAGGCTACCCGAACGGTTCGTGACTGGGTGAGCAGTGATGATTCACCGTCTGCCGATACTGGAGCCGATGGGACAGGTGCTCGATCTCCCGCATCGGATACGGCCCAGTCGCCCAGCGCGTCCGATCGCAGACCGGAACAATCGGCCGATACTCGGCACTCCGACACGCAGTCCCCTTCGTCGGCCGGCAGTGAAGCCGGTTCAAACAAGTCGACACCCAACGAGACCCGACCGGACCTCGGCGAAGATGGATCGACTGAATGGCCGGATCACGGCTTTGAGGATCCGTACCGGGATCGATCCGCCCCTCCGGAATCGGAATCGAAAGAATGGCCCGACGTCGGCCAGCGTCCCGATCAGCCGACGGAGTCCGATCGTGACGACACTTCGGGTGAGCGGCGTCGGTCCCCTGTCGATACCTCGGAAGACACAGCACAGGCGAGCGCACGCTCCGATGTCGTCTCTCCCGACGAACTCCCTGATGACCCGCCGACAGAGTCGGCCGACAACGGGAAGCCTTCCAACAATCACTCGGGCTCTGCCAAACAACGGCCGCCGGACGCGTCGGAGGGGCGCGTAGCGAGTACACCGAACGATGACGACAACCCCGACCTCGAAGCGCTTCGTGCCGAACTCAACGAGCAGTTCGAGAGTATCAAGATCGTCCGCCCGGGCGAGTACGAACTCAACCTGATGGAGCTGTACGACCGCGAGGAGTACATCGTCTCGCTGATGGAGGACGGCCGGTACGCCATCGAGGTGCCGGACGCCTGGCGCGGTGACGAGGACCGTTGA